The Micromonospora sp. Llam0 genome includes a window with the following:
- a CDS encoding PP2C family serine/threonine-protein phosphatase yields the protein MTLKLRSAAVTDRGLIRSGNQDSVHAGDWLVAVADGMGGMAAGDLASKIAIEAIAPLDAAVADDELVPRLQAAVETASAGIRQAIAEDPAREGMGTTLTALLFAGSGAAIALAHVGDSRAYLLRGGALEQVTRDDTFVQMLVDEGVITAEQAASHPRRAVVTQALQGENVNPAYQVFEPQTGDRWLLCSDGLSNVVRAESIAEVLATYADPQAGAQRLVDLAIRAGGPDNITVVIGDITEVTADIAE from the coding sequence ATGACCCTGAAGCTGCGTTCCGCGGCGGTGACCGACCGCGGCCTGATCCGGAGCGGGAACCAGGACTCCGTGCACGCCGGCGACTGGCTCGTCGCCGTCGCCGATGGCATGGGTGGGATGGCCGCCGGGGATCTGGCGAGCAAGATCGCGATCGAGGCGATCGCCCCGCTCGATGCGGCCGTCGCGGACGATGAACTGGTCCCGAGGCTCCAGGCGGCGGTCGAGACCGCCAGCGCCGGCATCCGTCAGGCGATAGCCGAGGATCCGGCGCGGGAAGGGATGGGAACGACGCTGACCGCCCTGCTCTTCGCCGGGTCCGGCGCGGCGATCGCGCTGGCACACGTCGGCGACTCGCGGGCCTACCTGCTGCGGGGCGGCGCGCTGGAGCAGGTCACCCGGGACGACACATTCGTGCAGATGCTGGTCGACGAGGGCGTCATCACTGCGGAGCAGGCCGCCAGCCATCCGCGTCGGGCGGTGGTCACCCAGGCGCTGCAGGGGGAGAACGTCAACCCCGCCTACCAGGTCTTCGAGCCGCAGACCGGCGATCGTTGGCTGCTGTGCAGCGATGGGCTGTCGAACGTGGTACGGGCGGAGAGCATCGCCGAGGTGCTGGCCACCTACGCGGACCCGCAGGCGGGCGCGCAGCGTCTGGTCGACCTGGCGATCCGGGCCGGTGGCCCGGACAACATCACCGTGGTGATCGGCGACATCACCGAGGTCACCGCCGACATCGCCGAGTGA
- a CDS encoding pirin family protein, with the protein MPAITVDDVLALPRVPAHDPAAGTIRSVHRVTTAPSGFEGEGFPVRRAFAGVPMTELDPFLHLDQMGEVEYAPGEPKGTAWHPHRGFETVTYIIDGIFDHQDSHGGGGTITDGDTQWMTAGSGLLHIEAPPEHLVVSGGLFHGLQLWVNLPRLKKFASPRYQDIRGNQVALLGTPDGGALIRVISGSVAGHDGPGSTHTPITISHLTVQPGAQVDLPWRADFNALVYVLGGRGFVGPKLRPVHTGQLAVHGPGDTLRIAADARQDSRAPQLDVYVMGGLPIREPIARYGPFVMNTRAELLAAFEDYQAGRLGVVPAATVPHGTGQQPPR; encoded by the coding sequence ATGCCCGCCATCACCGTCGACGATGTACTCGCCCTGCCCCGGGTGCCGGCCCACGACCCGGCCGCCGGCACGATCCGGTCGGTACACCGGGTCACCACCGCCCCCAGCGGCTTCGAGGGCGAGGGGTTTCCCGTCCGTCGGGCGTTCGCCGGCGTACCGATGACCGAGCTCGACCCGTTCCTGCATCTGGACCAGATGGGTGAGGTGGAGTACGCGCCGGGCGAGCCGAAGGGCACCGCCTGGCACCCGCACCGCGGCTTCGAGACCGTCACGTACATCATCGACGGGATCTTCGACCATCAGGACTCGCACGGTGGTGGCGGCACGATCACCGACGGGGACACCCAGTGGATGACCGCCGGTTCCGGACTGTTGCACATCGAGGCGCCACCGGAACACCTGGTGGTCAGCGGCGGGCTCTTCCACGGTCTCCAGCTGTGGGTCAACCTGCCCCGGTTGAAGAAGTTCGCTTCGCCCCGGTACCAGGACATCCGGGGCAACCAGGTCGCCCTGCTCGGCACTCCGGACGGCGGAGCGCTGATCCGGGTGATCTCCGGCTCGGTCGCCGGGCACGACGGTCCCGGCTCCACCCACACCCCGATCACCATCAGCCATCTGACGGTGCAGCCGGGGGCGCAGGTGGACCTGCCCTGGCGGGCCGACTTCAACGCTCTGGTGTACGTCCTGGGCGGTCGGGGGTTCGTCGGCCCGAAGCTGCGGCCCGTGCACACCGGTCAACTGGCTGTCCACGGGCCGGGCGACACGCTGCGGATCGCAGCCGACGCCCGACAGGACAGCCGCGCGCCGCAGCTCGATGTGTACGTGATGGGCGGCCTACCGATTCGGGAACCCATTGCCCGGTACGGGCCGTTCGTGATGAACACCCGGGCGGAGCTGCTCGCCGCGTTCGAGGACTATCAGGCGGGCCGACTGGGGGTGGTACCGGCGGCAACCGTTCCGCACGGCACCGGCCAGCAGCCGCCACGTTGA
- a CDS encoding general stress protein, translating to MFGDTANFPASNLPAGPAGPTAAPGAAPQDGGPARTSVTVASYPDYASAQRAVDRLSDNRFPVERTAIVGTNLRLVEEVTGRLTTGRAALAGAGTGAWFGLFIGLLIGIFAVVNWLGIIVTAVVIGAVWGAVFGAVAHAMTGGRRDFSSRSLLQASQYGVTVDAEYADRAHQVLRESNQPAGHTSR from the coding sequence ATGTTCGGCGACACCGCCAACTTCCCGGCCAGCAACCTGCCGGCCGGACCAGCCGGACCAACCGCCGCGCCCGGCGCCGCTCCGCAGGACGGCGGTCCCGCGCGGACCAGCGTGACCGTCGCCAGCTATCCGGACTACGCCTCCGCACAGCGCGCCGTCGACCGGCTGTCGGACAACCGGTTCCCGGTGGAACGCACCGCCATCGTCGGCACCAATCTACGGCTGGTGGAGGAGGTCACCGGCCGACTCACCACCGGCCGGGCGGCGTTGGCCGGCGCGGGAACCGGTGCCTGGTTCGGGCTGTTCATCGGCCTGCTGATCGGCATCTTCGCGGTGGTGAACTGGTTGGGCATCATCGTCACCGCCGTCGTGATCGGCGCGGTGTGGGGTGCCGTGTTCGGTGCGGTGGCGCACGCCATGACCGGTGGCCGGCGGGACTTCTCCTCCCGCAGCCTGCTACAGGCCAGCCAGTACGGTGTGACGGTCGACGCCGAATACGCCGACCGGGCCCACCAGGTGCTGCGGGAGTCGAACCAGCCGGCCGGGCACACCTCCCGTTGA
- a CDS encoding glycoside hydrolase family 6 protein, whose amino-acid sequence MRRRSALTAVGTAAVMAFTAATAVGVGLLQPTAAQAADSAFYVDPDTSAARWVAANPGDYRANVIRDRIASVPQGRWFTQYNPNEVRNQVSAFVGAAAAAGKIPIMVVYNIPNRDCSNHSSGGAPNHSAYRQWVDQVAAGLGNRPAYIVLEPDVLALMGTCMNESQQAEVRASMAYAGRALRAGSSQARIYFDAGNSAWHPPSMMANLLVGADVANSAHGISTNVSNYRSTSEATNYVKAVINATGANHLNAVIDTSRNGNGPLGSEWCDPEGRAIGTASTTNTGDSKIDAYLWVKLPGEADGCIANAGQFVPQRAYDLAIAAGPPPTTAPPTTAPPTTAPPPTTAPPPTTAPPPTTAPPPTTNPPAGACSVSYTTNQWPGGFTRDIRITNTGGSVSSWTLAFTAGSNVSLSNGWNGDWSQSGSQITVRNAAWNGSLASGATVSIGFQGTFSGSTLSPLSNVTLNGAACAS is encoded by the coding sequence ATGCGCAGAAGATCTGCGCTCACCGCAGTCGGCACCGCCGCCGTCATGGCGTTCACAGCGGCCACCGCGGTCGGTGTCGGGCTGCTGCAGCCCACGGCCGCCCAGGCCGCCGATTCCGCCTTCTACGTCGACCCGGACACCTCGGCCGCTCGCTGGGTGGCGGCGAACCCCGGTGACTACCGGGCGAACGTCATCCGCGACCGGATCGCCTCGGTGCCCCAGGGCCGCTGGTTCACCCAGTACAACCCCAACGAGGTCCGCAACCAGGTCAGCGCCTTCGTCGGTGCCGCCGCAGCGGCCGGCAAGATCCCGATCATGGTCGTCTACAACATCCCCAACCGCGACTGCAGCAACCACAGCAGCGGTGGCGCGCCCAACCACAGCGCCTACCGGCAGTGGGTCGACCAGGTCGCCGCCGGGCTCGGTAACCGGCCCGCGTACATCGTGCTTGAGCCCGACGTGCTCGCCCTGATGGGCACCTGCATGAACGAGTCGCAGCAGGCCGAGGTACGCGCCTCGATGGCCTACGCCGGCCGGGCACTCCGGGCCGGATCGTCGCAGGCCCGAATCTACTTCGACGCCGGGAACTCGGCCTGGCACCCTCCGTCGATGATGGCCAATCTGCTGGTCGGTGCCGACGTGGCGAACAGTGCCCACGGCATCTCCACCAACGTGTCCAACTACCGCAGCACCAGCGAGGCGACCAACTACGTCAAGGCGGTCATCAACGCCACCGGCGCGAACCACCTCAACGCGGTGATCGACACCAGCCGCAACGGCAACGGCCCGCTCGGCTCCGAATGGTGCGACCCGGAAGGTCGGGCCATCGGCACGGCGAGCACCACCAACACCGGCGACAGCAAGATCGACGCGTACCTCTGGGTGAAGCTGCCGGGCGAGGCCGACGGCTGCATCGCCAACGCGGGCCAGTTCGTGCCGCAGCGGGCCTACGACCTGGCGATCGCGGCCGGACCCCCACCCACCACCGCACCGCCGACCACCGCACCGCCGACCACGGCACCCCCGCCGACCACGGCACCCCCGCCGACCACCGCTCCGCCGCCCACCACCGCTCCGCCGCCCACCACGAACCCGCCGGCCGGCGCCTGCAGCGTCAGCTACACCACGAACCAGTGGCCCGGCGGCTTCACCCGGGATATCCGGATCACCAACACCGGTGGCTCGGTCAGCAGTTGGACCCTCGCCTTCACCGCCGGATCCAACGTCAGCCTGAGCAACGGCTGGAACGGCGACTGGTCCCAGTCCGGCAGCCAGATCACGGTCCGCAACGCCGCCTGGAACGGCTCACTGGCCTCCGGTGCCACCGTCAGCATCGGCTTCCAGGGGACCTTCTCCGGTAGCACCCTGTCGCCGCTGAGCAACGTCACCCTCAACGGCGCGGCCTGCGCGAGCTGA
- a CDS encoding VOC family protein: MRIRGYATGTPCWSELRTSDTAGSSDFYHELFGWKPVDLPNSSGAEFHLRDMAVAGLAPALAEGRPATWLTYLASDDLAATVESVDGAAGSTLAPPAPVAERGHCALIADPQGAVFGLWQRGAFPGAQVTGEPGATCWNELATRDVAGASSFYGSVFGWTTRPSIYSEGSGYQEWLRETCEVAGLIEMGEMYPPQVPAHWRTTFEVDDCAAAVQRCQALGGTVSFGPYQAGPGAYAQLTDPFGAAFGIIAVRPEFRSPLD, encoded by the coding sequence GTGCGAATCAGAGGCTACGCCACGGGAACCCCCTGCTGGTCCGAACTACGCACCAGCGACACCGCGGGTTCGAGCGACTTCTACCACGAACTGTTCGGATGGAAGCCGGTCGACCTACCGAACAGCAGCGGCGCCGAGTTCCACCTGCGGGACATGGCCGTCGCCGGGCTCGCCCCGGCCCTCGCCGAAGGCCGGCCGGCGACCTGGCTGACCTACCTCGCCTCGGACGACCTGGCCGCGACGGTCGAGAGCGTGGACGGGGCCGCCGGATCGACCCTCGCCCCGCCCGCCCCGGTCGCCGAGCGGGGCCACTGCGCCCTGATCGCCGATCCGCAGGGCGCCGTGTTCGGGCTCTGGCAGCGGGGTGCCTTCCCCGGCGCGCAGGTGACCGGCGAGCCCGGCGCCACCTGCTGGAACGAACTCGCCACCCGGGACGTGGCCGGTGCCAGCTCCTTCTACGGCTCGGTGTTCGGGTGGACCACGCGACCCAGCATCTACAGCGAAGGGTCCGGGTATCAGGAGTGGTTGCGGGAGACCTGCGAGGTGGCCGGGCTGATCGAGATGGGCGAGATGTACCCGCCGCAGGTCCCAGCGCACTGGCGGACGACCTTCGAGGTCGACGACTGTGCGGCGGCTGTGCAGCGCTGCCAGGCCCTCGGCGGGACGGTCTCCTTCGGTCCGTACCAGGCCGGTCCGGGCGCCTACGCCCAGTTGACCGACCCGTTCGGTGCCGCGTTCGGGATCATCGCGGTGCGTCCGGAGTTCCGCTCGCCGCTGGACTGA
- a CDS encoding SigB/SigF/SigG family RNA polymerase sigma factor, translating into MTVDRAATTPATLDRRTTAPEDSATELLAAMAALPAGHPSREALRDRAIEAWLPLAQHLAQRYSGRGEPTDDLAQTAAVGLIKAIDKFDPARGVDFAGYAIPTIIGELKRHFRDRTWDIRVPRRLQELRLSISEANSTLLQTLGRSPTVADIAAHLRITEEEVLEGLEGARAYNAVSLSTPTGDGERATELADMLGAEDREYELAELRVALGPALATLDEREQRILTLRFYGNLTQSQIADQIGVSQMHVSRLLARALTKLRGQLQSTY; encoded by the coding sequence ATGACAGTGGACCGGGCGGCGACCACGCCGGCCACACTGGACCGTCGGACGACCGCGCCGGAGGACAGCGCGACCGAACTGCTGGCCGCGATGGCGGCGCTGCCGGCCGGGCACCCCTCCCGGGAGGCGCTACGCGACCGGGCCATCGAGGCGTGGCTTCCGCTGGCCCAGCACCTCGCCCAGCGCTACAGCGGCCGGGGCGAGCCGACCGACGACCTCGCTCAGACCGCAGCCGTCGGCCTGATCAAGGCCATCGACAAGTTCGACCCCGCGCGCGGCGTCGACTTCGCCGGCTACGCGATCCCGACGATCATCGGTGAGCTGAAGCGGCACTTCCGGGACCGGACCTGGGACATCCGGGTGCCCCGCCGGCTGCAGGAGCTACGGCTGAGCATCTCGGAGGCGAACAGCACCCTGCTGCAGACGTTGGGCCGGTCGCCGACGGTCGCCGACATCGCCGCGCACCTGCGGATCACCGAGGAGGAGGTGCTCGAAGGCCTGGAGGGTGCCCGCGCGTACAACGCGGTGTCGCTGTCCACGCCGACCGGCGACGGCGAGCGCGCCACCGAGTTGGCCGACATGCTCGGTGCCGAGGACCGCGAGTACGAGCTGGCGGAGCTGCGGGTCGCGCTCGGCCCGGCGCTGGCCACCCTCGACGAACGTGAGCAGCGCATCCTCACCCTGCGCTTCTACGGCAACCTGACCCAGTCGCAGATCGCCGATCAGATCGGCGTGTCCCAGATGCACGTGTCGCGGCTGCTCGCCAGGGCACTGACCAAGCTCCGCGGGCAGTTGCAGTCGACGTACTGA
- a CDS encoding glycoside hydrolase family 9 protein: MTRSRRRRTVALLAGTSAGVLALTTLTVTTAYAEEREHIVNGTFDDGTAPWWGTENVALAATDGELCASVPGGTTNPWDASIGHNGIELIDGAAYRLAFTATSDVPATVRANVQLNAEPYTTVLSRELDLGPDAETFTYDFTANLDSPDGTLTFQLGGGADEYTLCLDDVSLLSDDSAGPPPGGPEQITNGDFSNGTDSWISYGTTGTGVVDGRLCATVPTGLANPWDAGILQEGLPLIAGEEYTIGFTASAEPAAAVRAVVQLGADPYTGYFGRDLALTAEPSRVEATFVASEDTERAQLAFQVGGNADEYTFCLDDVSLRGGEEEPPYVPDTGPRVRVNQVGYLPGGPKNATVVTDATEPLDWQLHDADGAVVASGTSTVRGLDSASGEQTHSVDFSAYRGTGTGFTLVTDGETSYPFAISGDIYQQLRSDALQFFYIQRSGIAIDGDLVGEEYARPAGHVGVAPNQGDIDVPCQPGVCDYRLDVRGGWYDAGDHGKYVVNGGIATYQLLSAFERTKTAPTADGGAGLGDGSLRVPERDNGVPDVLDEARWELEFLMRMQVPAGEPLAGMAHHKIHDRNWTGLPLQPEDDPELRELHPPSTAATLNLAAVTAQCARLYAPYDTAFAEQCRTAATTAYAAAKANPDRIADPADGNGGGSYSDGDVSDEFYWAAAEMYLTTGEQSYLDDVTASPHHTRNVFDATGFGWGSTAALGRLDLATVPNGLAPQERDRIRTSVVAAADSYLATGDSQAYGLPTPGNRGAYFWGANSNIINNAVVLATAYDMTGETGYRDGAVQAMDYIFGRNALNHSYVTGWGTVYPRNQHSRIFGNQLDPDLPIPPAGSIAGGANAGLDDPFARDLLDGCAPMFCYVDDIESYATNEVAINWNSALSWIASFLADQGDAVPAPAPLSCRAEYVNYGEWAGGGGFTAQVDITNTGDATVDGWTVRFAFTGDQRLREAWMAEVSQSGATVTARSETYNGRLEPGETAMFGLNATTAGGANPAPELITVNGVACS; the protein is encoded by the coding sequence GTGACCCGATCCAGACGACGCCGGACGGTCGCGCTGCTCGCCGGCACCAGTGCCGGCGTCCTGGCGTTGACCACCCTGACCGTGACGACGGCGTACGCCGAGGAACGCGAACATATCGTCAACGGCACCTTCGACGACGGAACAGCCCCCTGGTGGGGTACCGAGAACGTCGCCCTGGCCGCCACCGACGGCGAGCTGTGCGCCAGCGTGCCCGGCGGCACCACCAACCCGTGGGACGCCAGCATCGGACACAACGGCATCGAACTCATCGACGGTGCCGCGTACCGGCTGGCCTTCACGGCCACCAGCGACGTTCCGGCGACCGTACGGGCCAACGTCCAGCTCAACGCGGAGCCCTACACCACCGTGCTCAGCCGCGAGCTCGACCTCGGGCCGGACGCCGAGACGTTCACCTACGACTTCACCGCCAATCTCGACTCGCCCGACGGCACCCTCACCTTCCAACTCGGCGGCGGCGCCGACGAGTACACCCTCTGCCTGGACGACGTCTCACTGCTCAGCGACGACAGCGCCGGTCCCCCACCCGGCGGGCCGGAGCAGATCACCAACGGCGACTTCAGCAACGGCACCGACAGCTGGATCAGCTACGGCACCACCGGCACCGGGGTGGTCGACGGACGGCTCTGCGCCACCGTCCCGACCGGGCTGGCCAATCCGTGGGACGCCGGCATCCTGCAGGAGGGCCTGCCGCTGATCGCCGGCGAGGAGTACACCATCGGCTTCACGGCGTCCGCCGAACCGGCCGCCGCCGTACGGGCGGTCGTCCAGCTCGGCGCCGACCCATACACCGGCTACTTCGGCCGCGACCTGGCGCTGACCGCCGAACCGTCGCGGGTCGAGGCGACCTTCGTCGCCAGCGAGGACACCGAACGGGCCCAGCTCGCCTTCCAGGTCGGTGGCAACGCCGACGAGTACACCTTCTGCCTGGACGACGTCTCGCTGCGCGGCGGCGAGGAGGAGCCGCCGTACGTGCCGGACACCGGCCCACGGGTGCGGGTCAACCAGGTCGGCTACCTGCCCGGCGGGCCCAAGAACGCCACCGTCGTCACCGACGCCACCGAACCGCTCGACTGGCAGCTGCACGACGCCGACGGGGCCGTCGTGGCCAGCGGCACCAGCACCGTACGCGGGCTGGACAGCGCCTCCGGCGAGCAGACGCACAGCGTCGACTTCTCCGCGTACCGGGGCACCGGCACCGGGTTCACCCTGGTCACCGACGGCGAGACCAGCTACCCGTTCGCCATCTCCGGCGACATCTACCAGCAGCTGCGCTCCGACGCGCTGCAGTTCTTCTACATCCAGCGCAGCGGCATCGCCATCGACGGGGACCTGGTCGGCGAGGAGTACGCCCGCCCGGCCGGCCATGTCGGCGTCGCCCCCAACCAGGGCGACATCGACGTGCCGTGCCAGCCCGGCGTCTGCGACTACCGGCTCGACGTGCGCGGCGGCTGGTACGACGCCGGCGACCACGGCAAGTACGTGGTCAACGGCGGCATCGCCACCTACCAGCTGCTCAGCGCGTTCGAGCGAACCAAGACCGCGCCCACCGCCGACGGCGGTGCCGGGCTCGGCGACGGCAGCCTGCGGGTGCCCGAGCGGGACAACGGCGTACCGGACGTCCTCGACGAGGCCCGCTGGGAGCTGGAGTTCCTGATGCGGATGCAGGTGCCGGCCGGTGAACCGCTCGCCGGGATGGCGCACCACAAGATCCACGACCGGAACTGGACCGGCCTGCCGCTGCAGCCCGAGGACGACCCGGAGCTGCGGGAGCTGCATCCGCCGTCCACCGCGGCCACGCTGAACCTGGCGGCCGTCACCGCTCAGTGCGCCCGACTGTACGCCCCGTACGACACCGCGTTCGCCGAGCAGTGCCGGACCGCGGCGACGACGGCGTACGCGGCGGCCAAGGCCAACCCGGACCGGATCGCCGACCCGGCCGACGGCAACGGCGGCGGCTCGTACAGCGACGGTGACGTCAGCGACGAGTTCTACTGGGCCGCGGCCGAGATGTACCTGACCACCGGCGAGCAGAGCTACCTCGACGACGTCACCGCCTCGCCGCACCACACCCGAAACGTCTTCGACGCGACCGGCTTCGGCTGGGGCTCCACCGCCGCACTCGGCCGGCTCGACCTGGCCACCGTGCCGAACGGGCTCGCCCCGCAGGAGCGGGACCGGATCCGCACCTCGGTGGTGGCCGCCGCCGACTCCTACCTCGCCACTGGGGACAGCCAGGCGTACGGCCTGCCGACGCCGGGCAACCGGGGCGCCTACTTCTGGGGCGCGAACAGCAACATCATCAACAACGCGGTGGTGCTCGCCACGGCGTACGACATGACCGGGGAGACCGGGTACCGCGACGGTGCCGTGCAGGCGATGGACTACATCTTCGGCCGCAACGCGCTGAACCACTCCTACGTCACCGGCTGGGGCACGGTGTACCCGCGCAACCAGCACAGCCGGATCTTCGGCAACCAGCTCGACCCGGACCTGCCGATCCCGCCGGCCGGGTCGATCGCCGGCGGCGCCAACGCCGGCCTGGACGACCCGTTCGCCCGGGACCTGCTGGACGGCTGCGCCCCGATGTTCTGCTACGTCGACGACATCGAGTCGTACGCGACCAACGAAGTGGCGATCAACTGGAACTCGGCGTTGAGCTGGATCGCCTCCTTCCTGGCCGACCAGGGCGACGCGGTGCCGGCACCGGCGCCGTTGAGCTGCCGGGCCGAGTACGTCAACTACGGCGAGTGGGCCGGCGGCGGAGGCTTCACCGCCCAGGTCGACATCACCAACACCGGGGACGCCACGGTCGACGGCTGGACGGTCCGCTTCGCGTTCACCGGTGACCAGCGGCTCCGGGAGGCGTGGATGGCCGAGGTCAGCCAGAGCGGGGCGACGGTGACGGCCCGCAGCGAGACCTACAACGGCCGGCTGGAGCCCGGCGAGACGGCGATGTTCGGGCTGAACGCCACCACCGCCGGCGGGGCCAACCCGGCACCGGAGCTGATCACCGTCAACGGGGTGGCCTGCTCCTGA
- a CDS encoding helix-turn-helix domain-containing protein, whose product MLLRQVIGRVLRRLRQDQGRTLQDVARAAGLSTAYLSELARSRPMATVRWRRSVRPSGGSPSATRGRRGRAGPSAGRPGERRAGRPVADPPLAAQRRVSHQHRFRSRPPR is encoded by the coding sequence ATGCTGCTGCGACAGGTCATCGGGCGGGTGCTGCGTCGGCTCCGGCAGGACCAGGGCCGCACCCTGCAGGACGTCGCCCGAGCCGCCGGCCTGTCCACGGCGTACCTGTCGGAGCTGGCCCGCAGCCGTCCGATGGCCACCGTCCGCTGGCGACGATCCGTCCGGCCCTCGGGCGGGTCTCCGTCGGCCACCCGAGGGCGACGGGGACGGGCGGGTCCGTCCGCCGGTCGGCCGGGCGAGCGGCGGGCCGGCCGACCGGTGGCTGACCCGCCGCTCGCGGCGCAGCGGCGGGTCAGCCACCAGCACAGGTTCAGGAGCAGGCCACCCCGTTGA
- a CDS encoding transglutaminase family protein, translated as MGDQRAAPAAGEIGCRLSYHIESAATLVLQVTAYRPAPPPRLVAGTADGDDVAVTEIDGSWADGGRQHLVRAPVGDLTISYRATTLPRPESDPAPAAVGSAVSQLERITYTRPSRYCPSDRMAGFAAARFAGYRTDADGVRAICDYVHSRTSYTAGASGPGTDAAETLLSGAGVCRDYAHLTVALCRAVDIPARVVAVYAPGLAPMDFHLVAEAAVGDRWYVWDATRLAPRPSMVRIATGRDAADVAFATALDGVSELTGMSVFAVAPGDLPIDDHEALVTLR; from the coding sequence ATGGGTGACCAGAGGGCGGCTCCGGCGGCAGGAGAGATCGGCTGCCGGCTCAGCTACCACATCGAATCGGCAGCCACACTGGTACTGCAGGTCACGGCGTACCGACCGGCACCGCCGCCCCGGTTGGTGGCGGGTACCGCGGACGGCGACGACGTTGCCGTGACGGAGATCGACGGGAGTTGGGCCGACGGCGGCCGCCAGCATCTGGTACGGGCACCGGTCGGAGATCTCACGATCTCGTACCGCGCGACCACGCTGCCGCGCCCGGAGTCGGACCCGGCCCCGGCGGCGGTCGGGTCGGCGGTCAGTCAGCTGGAACGCATCACCTACACCCGGCCGAGCCGGTACTGCCCGTCGGATCGGATGGCGGGATTCGCGGCCGCACGGTTCGCCGGCTACCGCACCGACGCGGACGGCGTCCGGGCGATCTGCGACTACGTACACAGCCGGACCTCGTACACGGCCGGGGCGAGCGGGCCCGGTACCGACGCCGCCGAGACGTTGCTGAGCGGGGCCGGCGTCTGCCGCGACTACGCGCACCTGACGGTGGCGCTCTGCCGGGCCGTCGACATCCCGGCGCGGGTGGTCGCGGTCTACGCACCCGGCCTTGCTCCGATGGACTTCCATCTGGTCGCCGAGGCCGCTGTCGGTGACCGGTGGTACGTCTGGGACGCGACCCGGCTGGCGCCCCGACCCAGCATGGTGCGGATCGCGACCGGCCGGGACGCGGCGGATGTCGCCTTCGCGACCGCCCTCGACGGCGTGTCGGAGCTGACCGGGATGTCCGTCTTCGCGGTCGCCCCGGGCGACCTACCGATCGACGATCACGAGGCGCTGGTGACGCTTCGTTGA